A region from the Dermacentor andersoni chromosome 11, qqDerAnde1_hic_scaffold, whole genome shotgun sequence genome encodes:
- the LOC129381645 gene encoding uncharacterized protein, with the protein MASKEPGRKAPVTTRRSTRKKSPAADAKRALAPATAAAPITKAATTAVLGSAPYTLLSYKLAHEAGTHRHISSLSLHSTPVRPESYPVKKCVSFIQVALIDKATPIKILVFSKTKAGNFRQKVYIQPNAPDGAVFSVILEDPVVCFIKPFLQAHAAPPSTAHSQSPNDERGRWRGRCAGVAVVLLGVAVLAVALALLLPSRAATPGADAGVCVTKGCVDHTENLGLHRKGSAIGPCDDFGKFVCSHWIQNDIKVVPSVTIYRMGKWLYNLARSRWYEATGNRVAARVTRLVDACMHRESHTGNHHDDGVQQLFDFMTEKLFPWMLHHTKSSGDGDRIRNDGHRIRDDGDYAFTLATIVNMSVVWYLPLWFTVDLVTSSPGHGASPAQRSVSISSTNVVDIAQRVHLEVEAYKLYDAYVSLLLDVVFRGGEFTPDFRSFLRDRSAEVQRDVLGNLSSRFVASRVEPRFLQMRHLPALVPKLDARDWVDAMQSAFGANPPLTEEDTLFVTDSGLLDAVNVLFASYTARELTFHTAWWFVQVISAVTSHTMHAFFMGNKVGDEAYPLVCGAHTAMAYNVLLAGVDHGTGTASANPRLPVTQLLSNVHQTAVGKVRAWTSAFGSQAIGAVSSRLGSTTTVVWPEGKQNGSDGAWWGEALYGPDYDNATRGFFGHWAEIRRRLRASLNTDAYQSSLRVFRLQSPNVARYDAISNAISVGVQAITGPFYVADGTSAINYGGLGFLYALQVARTINTLTLLLDGERTPSAWVPPASATDASGTPGQHMWKLGRCASSDASAQLTSLYPVLPALEIAHDAYRRFRNVAQDVPLRGLEAYSAEQVFFLTACHVTCWTNSSGHRMSPECTDAMSHFAPFADAFDCPAGSPMNPHDRCRFF; encoded by the exons TTCAGCCCCATACACGCTGCTCTCCTATAAGCTTGCCCATGAGGCAGGCACCCATCGTCATATCTCATCCCTTTCCCTGCACTCCACTCCGGTGAGGCCGGAGAGCTACCCCGTAAAAAAATGTGTTTCATTCATTCAAGTGGCTCTCATCGACAAAGCGACTCCCATTAAAATCCTCGTATTCTCTAAAACTAAAGCTGGAAATTTCAGGCAGAAAGTCTATATACAGCCGAATGCTCCTGACGGCGCAGTCTTCAGCGTGATCCTCGAAGACCCCGTGGTTTGCTTCATCAAACCCTTTTTGCAGGCCCACGCCGCACCTCCGTCCACTGCGCATTCGCAGTCGCCGAACGATGAAAGAGGCCGGTGGCGCGGCAGGTGTGCGGGAGTCGCCGTCGTGCTGCTGGGCGTCGCCGTCCTCGCCGTCGCCTTGGCGCTGCTCCTGCCGTCGCGCGCGGCGACCCCCGGCGCCGATGCCGGCGTGTGCGTCACTAAAGGGTGCGTGGACCACACGGAGAACCTGGGCCTGCACCGCAAAGGGAGCGCCATCGGACCCTGCGATGACTTCGGCAAGTTCGTCTGTTCCCACTGGATCCAAAACGATATCAAGGTAGTTCCGTCGGTGACCATCTATCGCATGGGCAAGTGGCTGTACAATCTGGCGCGCTCCCGATGGTACGAGGCCACCGGCAACAGAGTCGCGGCGAGGGTGACGCGTCTCGTAGACGCCTGCATGCATCGGGAATCCCACACCGGCAACCACCACGACGACGGCGTCCAGCAGCTCTTCGACTTCATGACCGAAAAACTCTTCCCGTGGATGCTGCACCACACCAAGAGCAGCGGCGACGGCGATCGGATACGAAACGACGGCCACCGGATACGAGACGACGGCGACTACGCCTTCACGCTGGCCACCATCGTCAACATGTCCGTGGTCTGGTACCTGCCGCTCTGGTTTACCGTCGACCTTGTGACATCCTCGCCGGGACATGGCGCCTCGCCAGCGCAGCGATCCGTGAGCATCAGCTCGACGAACGTGGTCGACATCGCGCAGCGAGTACACCTAGAGGTCGAAGCGTACAAGCTCTACGATGCGTACGTGTCACTCTTGCTGGACGTCGTCTTCCGCGGAGGCGAGTTCACGCCAGACTTCCGTTCCTTCCTACGCGACAGAAGCGCCGAAGTTCAGCGCGACGTCTTGGGAAATCTGTCGTCGCGCTTCGTCGCCAGCCGCGTCGAGCCTCGTTTCCTCCAAATGCGCCACCTGCCGGCGCTGGTGCCGAAGCTCGACGCTCGCGACTGGGTCGACGCGATGCAGTCCGCGTTCGGGGCGAACCCGCCGCTCACCGAGGAGGACACGCTGTTCGTGACCGATTCCGGGCTCCTGGACGCCGTGAACGTCCTCTTCGCTTCGTACACGGCCCGGGAATTGACGTTTCACACGGCTTGGTGGTTCGTCCAGGTCATCTCCGCCGTGACCAGCCACACGATGCACGCGTTCTTCATGGGGAACAAGGTGGGCGACGAAGCCTACCCTTTAGTCTGCGGAGCCCACACCGCCATGGCGTACAACGTGCTGCTCGCCGGCGTCGACCACGGCACCGGCACAGCCTCCGCGAACCCGAGGTTGCCGGTGACGCAGCTCTTGAGCAACGTCCACCAGACGGCAGTCGGGAAGGTTCGGGCCTGGACGAGCGCGTTCGGTTCCCAAGCGATCGGCGCTGTCAGCTCGCGCCTAGGCAGCACCACCACTGTAGTGTGGCCCGAAGGGAAGCAGAACGGGAGCGACGGCGCCTGGTGGGGGGAGGCACTGTACGGTCCCGACTACGACAACGCGACGCGCGGCTTCTTCGGGCACTGGGCCGAGATTCGACGGCGATTGCGGGCGTCCCTGAACACCGATGCCTATCAATCCAGCCTCCGCGTGTTCCGATTACAGTCGCCCAACGTGGCCAGGTATGACGCCATCTCGAACGCGATTTCTGTCGGCGTCCAAGCAATCACTGGGCCATTCTATGTGGCTGACGGAACGAGTGCCATCAATTACGGTGGCCTGGGCTTTCTCTACGCCTTGCAG GTAGCGCGAACCATCAATACACTGACGCTCCTGCTCGACGGCGAACGTACACCGTCGGCTTGGGTTCCTCCAGCCAGCGCGACCGACGCCAGCGGGACTCCAGGGCAGCATATGTGGAAGCTGGGCCGGTGCGCCTCCTCCGACGCGTCCGCCCAGTTGACGTCACTCTACCCCGTACTTCCGGCGCTGGAAATCGCGCACGACGCCTACAGGCGGTTCCGCAACGTCGCGCAGGACGTGCCCCTCCGGGGACTAGAGGCCTACAGCGCCGAGCAGGTCTTCTTTCTGACGGCCTGTCACGTGACCTGCTGGACCAACAGCTCGGGGCACCGCATGTCGCCGGAGTGCACCGACGCCATGAGCCACTTCGCGCCGTTCGCCGATGCCTTCGATTGTCCGGCCGGTTCGCCCATGAACCCGCACGACAGGTGCCGGTTTTTTTGA